The Acidianus manzaensis genome has a window encoding:
- the radA gene encoding DNA repair and recombination protein RadA: MANEVEEKKKVKSIEDLSGVGQSILNKLTESGYSTLESIAVASPQDLSVAAGIPLTTAQRIIKEARDALDIRFKTALEVKKERINVRKITTSSQALDGLLGGGIETRTMTEFFGEFGSGKTQICHQLSVNVQLPPEKGGLSGKAVYIDTEGTFRWERIESMAKALGLDPDTVMNNILYMRAINTDHQIAISDDLQELIAKNPSIKLVIVDSVTSHFRAEYTGRENLAVRQQKLNRHLHQLTRLSEVYDIAIVVTNQVMARPDMFYGDPTVAVGGHTLYHVPGIRVQVKKSRGNKRIARMIDAPHLPEGEVVFAITEDGIRDAEE; this comes from the coding sequence TTGGCTAATGAAGTAGAAGAAAAGAAAAAGGTAAAGAGTATTGAAGATCTAAGTGGTGTAGGTCAGTCTATTTTAAATAAACTCACAGAATCAGGTTATTCTACGCTTGAATCTATTGCTGTTGCCTCTCCGCAAGATCTAAGTGTAGCAGCAGGAATACCTTTAACTACTGCTCAACGTATAATAAAGGAAGCAAGAGATGCTTTAGATATAAGGTTTAAGACTGCATTAGAAGTGAAAAAGGAAAGGATAAATGTAAGAAAGATAACAACAAGTAGTCAAGCATTAGATGGATTGTTAGGTGGAGGAATAGAAACAAGGACTATGACAGAGTTTTTTGGTGAATTTGGTTCAGGAAAAACACAAATTTGTCATCAACTTTCAGTAAATGTTCAATTACCTCCAGAAAAAGGCGGATTATCAGGGAAAGCCGTATATATAGATACTGAAGGTACGTTTAGATGGGAAAGAATAGAATCCATGGCTAAGGCGCTTGGATTAGATCCAGATACAGTAATGAATAATATACTATACATGAGAGCTATTAATACAGATCATCAAATAGCAATAAGCGATGATTTGCAAGAACTCATAGCTAAGAATCCTTCTATAAAACTAGTAATAGTAGATTCTGTAACATCTCATTTCAGAGCTGAATATACTGGAAGAGAAAATTTAGCAGTAAGGCAACAGAAATTGAATAGACATTTACATCAGTTAACAAGATTATCAGAAGTTTATGATATAGCAATAGTAGTTACTAATCAAGTAATGGCTAGACCAGATATGTTCTATGGTGATCCTACAGTAGCAGTAGGTGGGCATACGCTCTACCATGTTCCAGGTATAAGAGTTCAAGTGAAGAAGAGTAGAGGTAATAAGAGAATAGCTAGAATGATAGATGCACCGCATTTACCAGAGGGAGAAGTGGTATTTGCTATAACTGAAGATGGAATCAGAGATGCAGAAGAATAG
- a CDS encoding RsmB/NOP family class I SAM-dependent RNA methyltransferase produces MDSIMAYIKKYDKLFEVSPSRKARDLAIKYGFLDYMIERYLDMFKDSTKDFLDSCGYPLKKSIRCNTLKISCDKLVNELKKKGFYLKKVDWLPHGYEVLSYPKSPSLGATIEYLKGYYYIQGLASMIPAYVLNPSSSDFVLDMAAAPGGKTTQLSQLMENKGKIIAVEKSRKRIRALESNINRLGATNILIVRTDATVLKKSNFRFTKILLDAPCSGEGLIPIDQSRKTRTSILDLRNFFITQLNLISTAFSLLDDNGRLVYSTCSIAPEENEAVINFAIENLGMKPIKISEFPGCKGITEFHGIKFSEELKNCLRLYPHKHGTEGFFICLLQK; encoded by the coding sequence ATGGATAGTATTATGGCTTATATAAAAAAATATGATAAGCTATTTGAAGTTTCACCATCAAGGAAAGCAAGAGATCTCGCCATTAAATATGGATTCTTAGATTACATGATAGAAAGGTATTTGGATATGTTTAAAGATTCAACAAAAGATTTCTTGGACTCATGTGGATATCCTTTAAAAAAATCAATTAGATGTAATACATTAAAAATATCTTGCGATAAGTTAGTGAATGAACTAAAAAAGAAAGGTTTCTATTTGAAAAAAGTTGACTGGCTTCCGCATGGATATGAAGTTTTGTCTTATCCTAAGTCTCCGTCACTTGGAGCTACGATAGAATATTTGAAAGGATACTATTATATTCAAGGATTAGCTTCTATGATTCCTGCCTATGTACTTAATCCTTCATCATCAGATTTTGTTCTTGATATGGCAGCAGCTCCTGGAGGTAAGACTACTCAACTTTCACAGTTAATGGAAAATAAAGGAAAAATTATTGCAGTAGAGAAATCGCGTAAAAGAATAAGAGCGTTAGAATCTAATATAAATAGATTAGGAGCAACTAACATATTGATTGTTAGAACAGATGCAACAGTACTAAAAAAGTCTAATTTTAGGTTTACTAAGATTCTTTTAGATGCTCCATGTTCTGGAGAAGGATTAATTCCAATAGATCAAAGTAGAAAAACTAGAACATCGATATTAGACTTAAGGAATTTCTTTATCACTCAGCTAAATTTAATTTCAACAGCTTTTTCTTTACTGGATGATAACGGAAGATTAGTTTATTCAACCTGTAGTATAGCACCAGAGGAAAATGAAGCAGTAATTAATTTTGCCATAGAGAATTTAGGCATGAAGCCAATTAAGATTTCTGAATTTCCAGGATGTAAAGGTATTACAGAATTTCATGGGATAAAATTTTCTGAAGAGCTTAAAAACTGTTTAAGATTATATCCACATAAGCATGGAACTGAGGGATTTTTTATATGTCTTCTACAAAAATAG
- the cyaB gene encoding class IV adenylate cyclase produces MSDIIESEIKLKLENKNIDDIFSSLKNDGIEFIGEERETDTYFNSKYRDFKKTDEALRVRQISNNNEIELTYKGPKIGKISKSREEITIKIKSENMDNLFKILERLGFNPVYKVIKIRKYFRDKKFIICLDRVENLGDFIEIEIDNGTEEELLNYVNSFLYKYNIKGSKISQSYLELLVNKNE; encoded by the coding sequence ATGAGTGATATAATAGAAAGCGAAATAAAATTAAAGCTAGAAAATAAGAATATAGATGATATCTTTTCATCACTTAAAAATGATGGCATAGAATTTATAGGTGAAGAAAGAGAAACTGATACATATTTTAACTCTAAATATAGAGATTTTAAAAAGACTGACGAAGCGCTAAGAGTTAGACAAATTAGCAATAATAATGAAATAGAATTAACATATAAAGGACCAAAGATAGGAAAAATAAGTAAGTCAAGAGAAGAGATAACTATAAAAATTAAATCAGAAAATATGGATAATCTGTTTAAAATTCTAGAAAGACTAGGATTTAATCCAGTATATAAAGTAATTAAGATTAGAAAATATTTTAGAGATAAGAAATTTATTATTTGCCTTGATAGAGTTGAAAATTTAGGTGATTTCATAGAAATAGAGATAGATAATGGAACAGAAGAAGAATTACTAAACTATGTTAATTCTTTTCTCTACAAATATAACATAAAAGGAAGTAAAATAAGCCAGTCTTATTTAGAATTATTGGTGAATAAAAATGAATAG
- a CDS encoding SAM hydrolase/SAM-dependent halogenase family protein has protein sequence MKMNRRLIGILTDFGISDNYNGVMEGVIRKINKDIEITYITPNAKNFNIYSGAYLLYTSYSFFRRNTIFLVVIDPGVGTTRKVLLIKTKNYIFIGPDNGVLFPAAKQDEIKEIIQVNNNKLYLSKNISNTFHGRDIFATIAAFVSLDVDIHIFGNIISDKEIQKIEYKEFKKDNLTCGEIIYIDHFGNVATSIKDFDTNAKVHINSNIFYARRVNTFGESENKELLIYKNGYGFMEIGINKENASLKLGAKEGDVVCLEGYTQGDFSHFI, from the coding sequence ATAAAAATGAATAGACGATTAATAGGAATACTTACAGACTTTGGAATAAGCGATAATTATAACGGAGTTATGGAAGGAGTTATAAGGAAAATTAATAAAGACATTGAAATTACGTATATAACACCTAATGCCAAGAATTTTAATATATATAGTGGAGCATATTTGTTATACACTTCTTATTCATTCTTTAGAAGAAATACAATATTTCTTGTAGTAATAGATCCTGGTGTTGGTACTACAAGAAAAGTTCTTTTAATAAAAACTAAAAACTATATTTTTATAGGTCCTGATAATGGAGTTCTATTTCCTGCTGCAAAACAAGACGAAATAAAAGAAATAATTCAAGTAAATAATAATAAATTATATTTATCCAAAAACATTTCAAATACATTCCATGGAAGAGATATATTTGCTACTATAGCAGCATTTGTTTCACTAGATGTAGATATACATATATTTGGAAATATAATATCAGATAAAGAAATTCAGAAAATAGAATATAAAGAATTTAAAAAAGATAATCTAACTTGTGGAGAAATAATCTATATAGATCATTTTGGAAATGTGGCAACTTCAATAAAAGACTTTGATACAAATGCTAAAGTTCATATTAATTCGAATATATTCTACGCAAGAAGAGTTAATACTTTTGGAGAGAGTGAGAATAAAGAATTACTAATATATAAGAATGGATATGGATTTATGGAAATAGGTATTAATAAAGAAAACGCATCTTTAAAGTTGGGTGCAAAAGAAGGTGATGTTGTTTGCTTAGAGGGTTATACCCAGGGAGATTTCAGCCATTTCATTTAG
- a CDS encoding nicotinamide-nucleotide adenylyltransferase yields MLRGLYPGRFQPFHLGHLSVVKWALERVDELVILVGSSQESHTLVNPFTAGERVEMIRLGLEEAGVSSSKYFIIPIPDVLMNSVWAYHVKLYSPKFEKVFARNPLVLRLFKEAGVEVEEPPAFNREKYNSTLIRKMIITGENWENLVPEKVYKYIINIKGDERLKEITRSDKK; encoded by the coding sequence TTGCTTAGAGGGTTATACCCAGGGAGATTTCAGCCATTTCATTTAGGTCATTTGAGTGTTGTTAAGTGGGCTTTGGAGAGGGTTGATGAGTTGGTTATTCTTGTTGGTAGTAGTCAGGAGAGTCATACTTTGGTTAATCCTTTTACTGCTGGTGAGAGGGTTGAGATGATTAGGTTGGGTTTGGAGGAGGCTGGTGTTTCTTCTAGTAAGTATTTTATTATTCCTATTCCTGATGTTTTGATGAATAGTGTTTGGGCTTATCATGTTAAATTGTATTCTCCTAAGTTTGAGAAGGTTTTTGCTAGGAATCCTTTAGTTCTTAGACTTTTTAAGGAGGCTGGGGTAGAAGTTGAGGAACCTCCAGCATTTAATCGAGAAAAGTATAATTCAACATTAATTAGGAAAATGATTATAACTGGAGAAAATTGGGAAAACCTAGTGCCAGAAAAAGTTTACAAATATATAATAAACATAAAAGGAGACGAAAGACTAAAAGAAATAACAAGAAGTGATAAAAAATGA
- a CDS encoding hotdog domain-containing protein — MSYKTENYYNVFPWHVNHFGSLHGGIYMSWLIDTAGILMSNVSKGNYLLASVDYLFLFKPARIGDILRVVAKANATWNSSVEIEVKGCIKKEDKEELGAFGLMTYVAVDENNKPRKLDIKIPSNDIIEKRRIERLERKKRLTLDNQDLLPGMSFGKSYIRTIYPEHGFGNGILYAGKMYTMLDEALAIVAKLYSKGNAFTVSAGYADFITPVKIGDILEIQGAVEYTGNTSLDVGGKVFAINHYTGEKRVVTYTIFSFVAIDENGKPRQIQRLYPASEKEKQIFDMREKEREERIKISKKIQSETTCD; from the coding sequence ATGAGCTACAAAACGGAAAATTATTATAATGTATTTCCATGGCATGTGAACCATTTCGGTTCTCTACATGGCGGAATTTATATGAGTTGGCTTATAGATACTGCAGGTATTTTAATGTCAAACGTTAGCAAAGGAAATTATTTATTAGCATCAGTAGATTATCTTTTTCTTTTTAAGCCTGCTAGAATAGGAGACATACTAAGAGTTGTAGCAAAAGCCAATGCAACATGGAACAGTTCAGTAGAGATAGAAGTTAAAGGATGCATCAAAAAAGAAGATAAAGAAGAATTAGGCGCGTTTGGTTTAATGACATATGTAGCAGTAGATGAAAATAACAAACCTAGAAAATTGGATATAAAGATACCTTCTAACGATATAATTGAAAAAAGAAGAATTGAGAGATTAGAAAGAAAAAAGAGATTGACATTAGATAATCAAGATCTTTTGCCTGGAATGTCTTTTGGGAAAAGTTATATACGAACAATATATCCTGAACATGGGTTTGGAAACGGAATATTATACGCTGGAAAAATGTATACAATGTTAGACGAGGCTTTAGCTATTGTAGCTAAGTTATACTCTAAAGGTAATGCATTTACAGTAAGTGCAGGGTATGCTGATTTTATAACACCCGTAAAAATAGGAGATATTCTTGAAATTCAAGGAGCAGTAGAATATACGGGTAATACATCACTAGATGTAGGTGGAAAAGTATTCGCTATAAATCATTATACAGGAGAAAAAAGAGTAGTGACATATACTATTTTTTCATTTGTAGCAATAGATGAAAATGGAAAACCTAGACAAATACAAAGGCTATATCCTGCAAGTGAAAAAGAGAAGCAAATATTCGACATGAGAGAAAAAGAAAGAGAAGAAAGAATAAAAATAAGCAAGAAAATTCAATCAGAAACTACATGTGATTGA
- a CDS encoding DUF99 family protein: MMIKLLVSGIDDGYFPLDYKKGKGKCPLVSVTYNGYNIVDVDFDMILVDGKDGTEKFQGLRKGDIIIFDSIIVGGFNYIKPEKNYIIFYSSRPNLNSILYAASEHYNDERVDVIKTYLSNMIEVSTKYGSVYINTDLDIYVARNIIEYYQVFSKIPEPIKTAHIIGKSIGQSHVVSD, translated from the coding sequence ATGATGATAAAATTGCTAGTCTCTGGAATAGATGATGGATATTTTCCATTAGATTATAAAAAAGGAAAAGGAAAATGTCCGTTAGTTTCAGTAACTTATAACGGTTATAATATAGTAGATGTTGATTTTGACATGATATTAGTAGATGGTAAGGATGGAACTGAAAAATTTCAAGGATTAAGAAAGGGAGATATAATAATTTTTGATAGCATAATTGTTGGTGGATTTAACTATATTAAACCAGAAAAAAACTATATCATCTTTTATTCTTCTAGGCCAAATTTAAATAGCATATTATATGCTGCTTCTGAGCATTATAATGACGAAAGAGTAGATGTTATAAAAACGTATTTATCTAATATGATTGAAGTATCTACAAAATATGGATCTGTATATATAAATACAGATTTAGATATTTATGTAGCAAGAAATATTATAGAATATTATCAAGTTTTCTCTAAAATTCCTGAACCAATAAAAACTGCTCATATAATAGGAAAAAGTATTGGTCAATCACATGTAGTTTCTGATTGA
- a CDS encoding Cdc6/Cdc18 family protein — translation MSDIIDDVLSSVRSSLIFKNRQYLLPDYIPNELPHREDQIRKIASILVQLNRGERPNNIFIYGLTGTGKTAVTRFVLSKLNEKVKTFSYIYINTRQSDTPYRILADIIEDLGEKVPFTGISTAELYRRIIKILNSKNTILVIVLDEIDAMVKKHGDDILYKLTRINSDLNISKISIIGITNDVKFVDNLDPRVRSSLGEEEIVFPPYNAEELEDILNRRAILAFKENVISESIIKLCAALAARDHGDARRALDLLRVAGEIAERSGESKITEVDVQKARIEIERDRVYEIISTLPFHSKLVLAAILKGLKNKNSLTTGEVYEIYKNIAKLIVSEYVTQRRVSDILNELDMVGIITAKVINRGRYGKTKEVNLAVDEDTIIKALVDNDDKIASLWNR, via the coding sequence ATGAGTGATATTATAGATGATGTTTTATCTAGCGTTAGGTCATCTTTAATCTTTAAGAATAGACAATATTTGCTTCCAGATTATATTCCTAATGAACTTCCTCATAGAGAAGATCAGATTAGAAAAATTGCAAGTATATTAGTTCAGCTTAATAGGGGTGAAAGGCCAAATAATATATTTATTTATGGTTTAACAGGTACAGGAAAAACTGCGGTTACTAGATTCGTTTTATCTAAACTGAATGAGAAAGTTAAAACGTTTAGCTATATATACATAAATACTAGACAAAGTGATACTCCGTATCGAATTCTAGCAGATATAATAGAAGATTTAGGCGAAAAAGTTCCTTTTACTGGAATTTCTACAGCAGAATTATATAGAAGGATAATAAAAATTTTAAATAGTAAAAATACAATTTTAGTTATAGTATTAGACGAAATAGACGCTATGGTAAAGAAGCATGGTGACGATATATTATATAAACTCACTAGGATAAATTCAGATTTAAACATAAGTAAGATTTCAATAATAGGAATTACTAACGATGTAAAGTTTGTTGATAACTTAGATCCTAGAGTTAGAAGTAGCTTAGGAGAAGAGGAAATAGTATTTCCCCCATACAATGCGGAAGAACTTGAAGATATACTTAACAGAAGAGCTATATTAGCTTTCAAAGAGAATGTGATCTCAGAGAGTATAATAAAACTATGTGCAGCTTTAGCTGCTAGAGATCATGGAGATGCAAGAAGAGCATTAGATTTGTTAAGAGTTGCAGGAGAAATAGCAGAAAGATCTGGGGAATCTAAAATTACAGAGGTAGATGTACAGAAAGCAAGAATAGAAATAGAAAGAGATAGAGTTTATGAGATAATTTCTACTTTACCTTTTCATTCAAAGTTAGTTTTAGCTGCTATTTTAAAAGGCTTAAAAAATAAGAATAGTCTAACCACTGGAGAAGTTTATGAAATTTATAAGAATATTGCTAAGCTAATAGTATCGGAATATGTTACACAAAGGAGAGTTAGTGATATTCTTAATGAACTAGATATGGTAGGAATAATAACTGCCAAGGTAATAAATAGAGGCAGATATGGTAAAACAAAAGAGGTAAATTTAGCCGTTGATGAAGATACAATTATTAAGGCATTAGTAGATAATGATGATAAAATTGCTAGTCTCTGGAATAGATGA
- a CDS encoding tRNA(Ile)(2)-agmatinylcytidine synthase, which produces MKYIIGIDDHDSPKLGCTTHFSTSLIKILYKNNIKLLDFPYLIRLNPNIPWKTRGNAAIKLIIESERDKNEIADIIWNESIKYVEEISKGFEYNRKPGVAIVESNKSKDLFPFYIKAVSDVIPLDLAMNIANSLKVEIRGSRGIIGSLAAIGFYGITTFELLTYRFKENWFKQRKIDLDSLIEFDSKYFPFVFANVDYIRKKPLILSHGTDPVLYGIRGLEPKILLNGLYDIKVIDEDIEKFMIFKSNQATDAHLLKTGEKPYQTISKQVIVKEIKVLTGGDVLIKPENENDIIIVYKETGELNLLSKYLENGDKITVIGAEKPSSKFGKIIEVERLQVEELKEKIVFSNPRCPICGGPSESVGTNKGLRCKKCGHRFIAPKVKTKMPRQVSIGIYQSRYYRHLTKPIFLDLNLNRLYDTEILGELIKKL; this is translated from the coding sequence ATGAAATACATTATAGGCATTGATGACCACGATTCACCAAAATTAGGTTGCACAACACATTTTAGTACAAGCCTTATTAAAATACTCTATAAAAACAATATTAAATTACTAGATTTTCCATATCTGATAAGACTTAACCCTAATATTCCGTGGAAAACTAGAGGAAATGCCGCAATAAAGTTAATTATAGAATCTGAAAGAGATAAAAATGAAATAGCAGATATAATTTGGAATGAATCTATAAAATATGTTGAAGAAATATCAAAAGGATTTGAATATAATAGAAAACCCGGAGTAGCAATAGTCGAAAGCAACAAATCAAAAGACCTTTTTCCATTTTATATTAAAGCAGTAAGTGATGTAATACCTTTAGATTTAGCAATGAATATAGCTAATAGTTTAAAAGTAGAAATTAGAGGTAGTAGAGGTATAATAGGATCCCTAGCAGCAATTGGCTTTTATGGAATAACTACATTTGAATTATTAACATACAGATTTAAGGAAAACTGGTTTAAGCAAAGAAAAATAGATTTGGATAGTTTAATAGAATTTGATTCGAAATATTTTCCTTTTGTATTTGCTAATGTTGATTATATTAGAAAAAAACCACTTATACTTTCACATGGAACAGATCCTGTATTATACGGAATAAGAGGACTAGAACCTAAAATACTACTTAATGGACTCTATGACATAAAAGTAATCGATGAAGACATAGAAAAATTCATGATATTTAAATCAAATCAAGCTACTGATGCACATTTATTGAAAACAGGAGAAAAACCATATCAAACTATTTCAAAACAAGTTATAGTGAAAGAAATTAAAGTACTAACTGGCGGAGACGTATTAATAAAACCAGAAAATGAAAATGATATAATAATTGTATATAAAGAAACCGGGGAGTTAAACTTACTTTCAAAATATCTTGAAAATGGCGACAAAATAACAGTAATAGGAGCTGAAAAACCGTCCTCAAAATTCGGCAAAATTATAGAAGTCGAACGATTACAAGTAGAAGAACTGAAAGAAAAAATAGTTTTCAGTAATCCTAGATGCCCTATATGCGGTGGACCCAGTGAATCGGTAGGAACTAATAAAGGTCTTAGATGTAAAAAATGTGGTCATAGATTTATCGCTCCTAAAGTAAAAACAAAAATGCCAAGACAAGTATCCATAGGAATTTATCAAAGTAGATATTATAGACATTTAACTAAACCAATTTTTTTAGATTTAAATTTAAATAGATTATATGATACTGAAATCTTAGGAGAACTAATAAAAAAACTCTAG
- a CDS encoding Lrp/AsnC family transcriptional regulator yields the protein MPSTDEGKSVSAIVLINTDAGGEEEVYEKLKEMKEITEAYIVYGVYDIVAKIESQDMDTLRNFVSSTIRKLPKVRSTLTMIIMEEKTTKK from the coding sequence ATACCTTCTACAGATGAAGGAAAATCTGTATCTGCAATAGTTCTAATAAATACTGATGCAGGAGGAGAAGAAGAAGTATATGAAAAATTAAAGGAAATGAAAGAAATTACAGAGGCATATATAGTATATGGCGTTTATGATATTGTAGCAAAGATTGAATCACAAGATATGGATACATTAAGAAATTTTGTAAGTTCTACAATAAGAAAATTACCTAAAGTAAGATCCACACTAACAATGATAATAATGGAGGAAAAGACGACTAAAAAATGA
- a CDS encoding DUF367 family protein: protein MQIYVIELGQDDPKKCTSRKMVHFGYARFTVKPKGIILNPLSRILLSDEDKYLVDRIGLTVIDSSWKKSDTNFFQKFNDKNARRLPFLLAGNPTNYAKPFMLSSLEAVAASLYILEYTDLAIKILSLYKWGNTFYQLNLDLLESYKGKSREEIEKIEKEYIGEPQ, encoded by the coding sequence GTGCAGATTTACGTAATTGAATTAGGTCAAGACGACCCAAAGAAATGTACTAGTAGGAAGATGGTTCATTTTGGCTATGCAAGATTTACAGTCAAACCTAAGGGGATAATTCTAAATCCATTATCTAGAATTCTTTTATCTGATGAGGATAAATATTTGGTTGATCGCATAGGTTTAACTGTTATTGATTCTTCATGGAAGAAGAGCGATACTAATTTTTTCCAGAAGTTTAATGATAAAAATGCTAGGCGTCTTCCATTCTTATTAGCTGGTAATCCTACAAATTACGCTAAACCATTTATGTTATCTTCATTAGAAGCTGTAGCTGCATCATTATACATTTTAGAATATACTGATTTAGCTATTAAGATTCTCTCCTTATATAAGTGGGGAAATACATTTTATCAATTAAATTTAGATCTATTAGAGAGTTATAAGGGAAAATCAAGAGAAGAAATAGAAAAAATCGAGAAGGAATATATAGGAGAGCCCCAATAA
- a CDS encoding CBS domain-containing protein produces the protein MLTEFIEIKKLRELAGLTQAELAKRVGVSQSFIAKLENGKIDPKFSVIKKIFYELNNILDIKDTANSIMHRPVICAYTDENVIDIVTKMEKNAISQIPVINIENKLQGIIYDYTILRKISKYYSNNIYKLTASKVMTPLPPLISENTSISEIMKLLSTHSVVLVTDKLLHPIGIITRSDLIEFIIKHRLGEPQ, from the coding sequence ATGCTAACAGAGTTTATAGAGATTAAAAAACTAAGAGAGTTAGCAGGATTAACTCAGGCAGAATTAGCTAAGCGAGTAGGTGTTTCACAATCTTTTATAGCTAAACTTGAAAATGGGAAAATTGATCCAAAATTTTCTGTAATAAAGAAAATTTTTTATGAATTAAATAATATTCTAGATATAAAAGATACTGCTAACTCAATAATGCATCGCCCAGTTATTTGCGCTTATACAGACGAAAATGTTATAGATATAGTTACTAAGATGGAAAAAAATGCAATATCACAGATTCCAGTTATAAATATTGAAAACAAACTACAAGGAATAATTTATGATTATACAATTTTACGAAAAATAAGCAAATATTACAGCAATAACATATATAAGCTTACTGCTTCTAAAGTAATGACTCCTTTACCTCCTTTAATATCTGAAAATACATCTATATCTGAAATTATGAAATTATTAAGTACACATTCTGTAGTTTTAGTTACAGATAAGCTTCTACATCCCATCGGAATTATAACAAGAAGTGATTTAATAGAATTTATAATAAAACATAGATTGGGGGAGCCCCAATAA
- a CDS encoding preprotein translocase subunit Sec61beta codes for MPSSKKKKENVPLVSMAGLIRYYDEDTEKFKIDPKVVFIGSIILIAVIIAISKIIPPP; via the coding sequence ATGCCCTCATCTAAAAAGAAAAAGGAAAATGTCCCCTTAGTTTCAATGGCAGGATTAATAAGATACTATGATGAAGATACAGAAAAGTTCAAGATTGATCCAAAAGTTGTCTTTATAGGTAGTATAATACTAATAGCAGTTATAATAGCTATATCAAAGATAATTCCTCCACCTTAA
- a CDS encoding geranylgeranylglyceryl/heptaprenylglyceryl phosphate synthase — MKIKRKTIMKVASYIHQLNSQKVLHFSLIDPDKINDIDKLNSIAKKLYEAGTSAFLIGGTLGVSKDRLDEILDILGDYKIPRIIFPSNVNLISEKADAILFLSLLNSDDLYYVIGAQVVAAPIIKKLQIEPIPTGYLIVGYGGTAGHIGRARVIPFDNYDLAISYALAAEYMGMQFLYLEAGSGSPEPINPEMIRRIKKYSNIKIIAGGGIRNINTAEEIAKAGANIIVTGNIIEDDIGKAIKIIDTINKIRVD, encoded by the coding sequence ATGAAAATCAAGAGGAAGACAATAATGAAAGTAGCGAGCTACATACATCAACTTAATAGTCAAAAGGTATTACATTTTTCATTAATAGATCCAGATAAAATTAATGACATAGATAAACTTAACAGTATAGCTAAAAAATTGTATGAAGCTGGAACTTCAGCCTTTTTAATTGGTGGTACATTAGGAGTATCAAAAGATAGATTAGATGAAATTCTAGATATACTAGGAGATTATAAAATACCAAGAATAATATTTCCTAGTAACGTAAATCTTATTTCAGAAAAAGCTGATGCCATTCTATTTTTATCACTATTAAATTCAGACGATCTGTATTACGTAATAGGAGCTCAAGTAGTTGCTGCACCAATAATCAAAAAGCTTCAAATAGAGCCAATACCTACTGGTTATTTAATCGTAGGATATGGAGGAACAGCAGGACATATAGGAAGAGCAAGAGTTATTCCTTTCGATAATTACGATTTGGCTATTTCTTATGCATTAGCTGCAGAATATATGGGAATGCAATTTCTATATCTTGAAGCAGGATCTGGATCTCCTGAACCTATTAATCCAGAAATGATAAGAAGAATTAAAAAATATTCTAACATAAAAATTATTGCTGGAGGGGGAATAAGAAATATAAATACAGCAGAAGAAATAGCAAAAGCTGGTGCTAATATAATAGTAACCGGAAATATAATAGAAGATGATATAGGAAAAGCAATAAAAATAATAGATACAATTAACAAAATAAGGGTGGATTAA